One genomic segment of Hevea brasiliensis isolate MT/VB/25A 57/8 chromosome 3, ASM3005281v1, whole genome shotgun sequence includes these proteins:
- the LOC110638448 gene encoding cation/calcium exchanger 2 encodes MGILVSVSKNKRYTIFLNISFLLVACLFLIIQFNSARFLVLTSSQPSNDNSQQQQDCTVLESLEDYRAKCHYLTSHIDPCVSEGYIDYLYLFYCNFGRIPLLGHCVLFLWLLVLFYLLGNTASEYFCSSLENLSNLLKLSPTIAGVTLVSLGNGAPDVFSSLVSFMGSGTGDIGFNTVLGGASFITCVVVGIMSILVKQKKIRVNKVAFVRDVCFLLLVLASLSFILLHGEINIWGAMGFLSMYIFYVAVVYSTEIHWSRGEKDASSSLSIPILSSMGKREVNFMEEGALECGAEEVEIKKCCFCLRLPAPCRLLLTMLEMPLYLPRRLTIPVVCEKRWSKPIAVASVTLAPVLLSVLWNPQDEDAGFMNGVVACGIMLLFGMILGIVAYTRTENSSPPKKCLFPWLAGGFLMSVIWSYIIAQELVALLISLGYIFQVSPSILGLIVLAWGNSLGDLITNLTMALNGSPEGAQVAISGCYAGPIFNILFGLGLSLVSSTWHQYPSYVVIPRDPYLLETLCFLVASLLWALVVLPCRNMMLDGVLGAGLLAAYVISVSVRIIQALWFF; translated from the coding sequence ATGGGTATCTTGGTTTCTGTATCTAAGAACAAAAGATATACCATTTTCTTGAATATATCATTTCTGCTAGTGGCATGCCTATTCTTGATTATACAGTTCAATTCTGCTCGATTTCTTGTTCTTACCAGCTCACAACCGTCCAATGACAATAGCCAACAGCAACAAGATTGCACAGTGCTGGAAAGTCTAGAAGACTACCGAGCCAAGTGCCATTACCTTACATCACATATTGATCCATGTGTCTCAGAAGGTTATATTGACTATCTTTACCTTTTCTATTGCAATTTTGGAAGAATTCCTCTTTTGGGCCATTGTGTTCTATTTCTCTGGCTTCTAGTGTTGTTCTATCTGTTGGGGAACACAGCCTCTGAATACTTCTGTTCTTCccttgaaaatttatcaaatttattgaaattgtcaCCTACAATTGCTGGGGTCACTCTCGTTTCTCTTGGAAATGGTGCCCCAGATGTCTTTTCCAGTTTAGTATCCTTTATGGGTAGTGGGACTGGTGATATTGGCTTTAATACAGTGCTAGGTGGTGCTTCCTTTATCACCTGTGTTGTGGTTGGAATCATGAGCATTCTGGTGAAGCAAAAGAAGATCAGGGTTAACAAAGTTGCTTTTGTTAGAGATGTTTGCTTCTTGCTTTTAGTTCTTGCATCCTTAAGTTTCATTTTGCTTCATGGAGAAATCAATATTTGGGGTGCAATGGGATTTTTGTCCATGTACATTTTCTATGTGGCTGTTGTTTACTCCACGGAGATCCATTGGAGTAGAGGTGAGAAAGATGCTAGTTCAAGCTTGAGCATACCTATTTTAAGCAGCATGGGAAAAAGAGAGGTAAATTTTATGGAGGAAGGTGCTTTAGAGTGTGGTGCTGAGGAAGTAGAAATCAAGAAGTGTTGCTTTTGTTTAAGATTACCTGCTCCTTGTCGTTTGCTTCTTACCATGCTTGAGATGCCTCTTTACTTGCCTAGGAGATTGACAATTCCTGTTGTTTGTGAAAAGAGATGGTCTAAGCCAATTGCAGTTGCTTCAGTGACACTTGCTCCAGTTCTGTTATCAGTTCTTTGGAATCCTCAGGATGAGGATGCTGGTTTCATGAATGGTGTAGTAGCATGTGGAATTATGCTCTTGTTTGGGATGATATTGGGGATTGTTGCATATACTAGAACTGAGAATTCAAGCCCACCAAAGAAGTGCTTGTTTCCCTGGCTGGCAGGAGGGTTCTTAATGAGTGTGATTTGGAGTTATATCATAGCACAGGAATTAGTAGCCTTGTTAATTTCCCTGGGATATATATTTCAAGTAAGTCCTTCGATTCTTGGGCTAATAGTTCTTGCCTGGGGCAATTCACTGGGGGATCTGATAACCAATTTGACCATGGCATTGAATGGAAGCCCTGAAGGTGCACAAGTAGCTATCTCAGGGTGTTATGCAGGTCCCATTTTCAACATCCTTTTTGGTTTGGGTTTGTCTCTTGTTAGCTCAACCTGGCATCAATACCCATCTTATGTTGTGATCCCAAGAGATCCATATCTATTGGAGACATTATGCTTTCTGGTGGCTAGTTTGCTCTGGGCACTAGTTGTCTTACCATGTAGAAACATGATGCTTGATGGGGTATTGGGTGCAGGGCTTCTGGCTGCATACGTAATTTCTGTGTCTGTGAGAATAATTCAAGCACTTTGGTTTTTCTAA
- the LOC110652599 gene encoding protein PNS1: protein MERNKDSSFVTAINMQNFLIQVQEDRRQSTNPIEVQESSIQIETAKVAAQFVQRLFRVLFFVHIILTTILVIFLTIRGLLSVHSHHFHPKKWYPPLLTAIACSGIVAFTWQQITLCYPSKAIRAAFWLSPLLTCAVGILLVLIGSAASLALGTIAVVFALIQSLYACWVNPRFNYAIKVLSVSTTFPPAKTTALVLNSIVTSIIYSSFLVSGIGGATITGTGIDILFILMILLSLTWTLQVMKNTLQVTVARIKYLHFACGADMDTRVALRDTFKHLMGSVFIGSTLVPILTVIRGSARAINLVAGGTDEFLFSCADCYSAIASTLVTYGNRWGFVQVGVYNKGFVQASMDTWETFRRVGMESLIDSDLTGSFCFFSGIAGGAVCTLVGGTWTLVVHESYATEVSIYAFLIGYLMCRIAMAWPQACVSAYYVAYAENPQGLRFDPSIPVRIQELQRHGG, encoded by the exons ATGGAAAGAAATAAAGACTCCAGTTTTGTTACAGCTATTAATATGCAGAACTTCCTCATTCAAGTTCAAGAAGATAGACGTCAATCTACAAACCCTATCGag GTTCAAGAATCAAGCATTCAGATCGAGACTGCAAAGGTGGCGGCGCAATTTGTTCAGAGGCTTTTCCGAGTCCTTTTCTTCGTACACATAATCCTAACCACCATCCTAGTAATCTTCCTCACCATCCGTGGCCTGCTCTCTGTACACAGCCACCATTTCCACCCCAAGAAGTGGTATCCCCCACTCCTGACTGCAATAGCATGCTCTGGAATTGTAGCTTTCACTTGGCAACAAATCACCCTCTGCTACCCTTCAAAGGCCATAAGAGCAGCATTTTGGCTTAGCCCCTTGCTAACATGTGCAGTTGGGATACTGCTGGTGCTAATTGGCTCTGCTGCAAGTCTGGCACTAGGTACAATTGCGGTTGTTTTTGCCCTCATTCAATCCCTTTATGCTTGTTGGGTGAATCCCAGATTCAATTATGCCATCAAGGTTCTATCAGTTTCTACAACTTTCCCGCCTGCCAAAACTACTGCACTGGTCCTCAACTCGATTGTCACAAGCATCATCTATTCCAGCTTCTTGGTGTCTGGGATAGGCGGTGCCACCATTACTGGAACTGGAATAGATATCTTGTTCATTTTGATGATCCTGCTGAGCCTGACATGGACTCTGCAAGTGATGAAAAACACATTGCAGGTTACAGTTGCACGCATTAAGTACTTACACTTTGCTTGTGGGGCAGATATGGACACAAGAGTTGCTTTAAGAGACACATTCAAACACCTGATGGGGAGTGTTTTCATAGGCTCCACCCTTGTCCCGATTCTTACTGTAATCCGGGGCTCTGCACGTGCAATTAATCTGGTTGCAGGGGGTACAGATGAGTTTTTGTTCTCCTGTGCTGACTGCTATTCTGCTATAGCTTCAACACTAGTGACCTACGGGAATAGGTGGGGTTTTGTGCAGGTAGGGGTTTACAATAAGGGATTTGTGCAGGCATCCATGGATACATGGGAGACGTTCAGGAGAGTAGGGATGGAATCACTAATTGATTCAGACCTCACAGGGTCATTCTGTTTCTTTTCTGGGATAGCAGGAGGTGCAGTATGCACCCTGGTGGGAGGAACATGGACACTTGTAGTTCATGAGAGTTATGCAACTGAAGTTTCAATTTATGCCTTCTTGATAGGCTATCTAATG TGTCGGATAGCAATGGCGTGGCCACAAGCATGCGTTTCAGCTTACTACGTTGCTTATGCAGAGAATCCACAAGGCCTAAGGTTCGACCCGTCCATTCCAGTTCGCATTCAAGAGCTTCAGAGACATGGAGGTTAA